The following coding sequences are from one Pigmentibacter sp. JX0631 window:
- a CDS encoding tetratricopeptide repeat protein, which translates to MKKSNILKIISISCVVGLFSSCMTSSNSSDSIKYITMGNKYAEKGDFSRSAEQYRTALKIEPNSATAKRNLGLVLVKINKFKEALSLLTEVAPNYPKDSELLYFLGEAYRGVGFEKESIKAYQNALNINPNDLRVIKSISWVYLKTGKYDSAERMIKKSYEKNPLDLQLMLIMTSIDVKKERYTKAIKEMEEFEKSEFKIVSRDQTTAETEKILLLNVLGNAYAGINDCIKAQKIFDIVLKSRPFLAPTLTDSAKCDLKANNTIQAKGKLEKAYSSEPDYPEALYLLGKIYSSNNPKKAAFYYKKFIEISSDDKNYENESKEAQDTLTQLEAKNLDGSKKSD; encoded by the coding sequence ATGAAAAAAAGTAACATATTGAAAATTATTTCAATTTCTTGTGTAGTAGGTTTATTTTCTAGTTGTATGACATCATCAAATTCATCTGACAGCATCAAATATATTACGATGGGAAACAAATATGCTGAAAAAGGAGACTTTTCTCGTTCAGCGGAACAGTATAGAACAGCTTTAAAAATTGAACCTAATTCTGCTACAGCCAAAAGAAATCTGGGATTAGTTTTAGTTAAAATTAATAAGTTCAAAGAAGCCTTATCATTATTAACTGAAGTTGCTCCCAATTATCCAAAGGATTCTGAATTACTTTATTTTCTTGGAGAAGCGTACAGAGGGGTAGGATTTGAAAAAGAATCGATAAAAGCTTATCAAAATGCATTAAATATCAATCCAAATGATTTGCGAGTAATTAAGTCCATCAGCTGGGTTTATTTAAAAACTGGAAAATATGATTCTGCTGAGAGGATGATAAAAAAGAGTTATGAGAAAAATCCTCTCGATCTCCAATTAATGCTAATTATGACTAGTATTGATGTAAAAAAGGAAAGATACACAAAAGCAATAAAAGAAATGGAAGAGTTTGAAAAATCTGAATTCAAAATTGTTAGCAGAGATCAAACAACAGCTGAAACAGAAAAAATCTTATTATTAAATGTTTTAGGGAATGCTTATGCCGGCATAAATGATTGCATAAAAGCACAGAAAATCTTTGACATAGTTTTAAAATCTAGACCTTTTTTAGCCCCAACACTTACCGATTCAGCAAAATGTGATCTAAAAGCAAATAATACCATTCAAGCTAAGGGAAAATTAGAAAAAGCTTATTCTTCTGAGCCAGATTATCCAGAAGCCCTTTATCTCCTAGGCAAAATTTACAGCTCAAATAATCCAAAAAAAGCAGCATTTTATTACAAAAAGTTTATAGAAATAAGTTCAGATGATAAAAACTATGAAAACGAAAGCAAAGAAGCTCAAGACACTTTGACTCAGCTAGAAGCTAAAAACTTGGACGGTTCGAAGAAATCTGATTGA
- the rsmD gene encoding 16S rRNA (guanine(966)-N(2))-methyltransferase RsmD, translating to MRVIAGKYKRRNLSTLTGSDITRPTADRVKESLFNIISDSIENSIVLDLFAGSGALGIEALSRGAKKAVFVEKNPQAFKIIQQNLHQLQIPSENFQLVNNDASLFLKNTIEKEKFDIIFIDPPYLSKWYENALQELDVANICNQFCTVIFEMPLLLKIQLQSNSQDWAKVDERKYGKTKIEIWQKGQSE from the coding sequence ATGCGGGTCATTGCAGGAAAATATAAGCGTAGAAACCTCTCAACTTTAACAGGAAGTGATATTACCCGCCCCACAGCCGATAGAGTGAAAGAAAGTCTATTCAATATTATTTCTGATTCTATTGAAAATTCAATTGTTCTTGATCTTTTTGCAGGAAGTGGTGCTTTAGGTATTGAAGCTTTAAGTAGGGGAGCAAAAAAAGCAGTTTTTGTAGAAAAAAACCCTCAAGCTTTTAAAATAATTCAACAAAACCTACATCAACTCCAAATTCCTAGTGAAAATTTCCAACTCGTCAACAATGATGCTTCTTTGTTTCTTAAAAATACTATAGAAAAAGAAAAATTCGACATAATTTTTATTGATCCTCCTTATTTATCAAAATGGTACGAAAATGCCTTGCAAGAACTAGATGTCGCAAATATTTGTAATCAATTTTGCACTGTCATTTTTGAAATGCCTCTCCTTCTAAAAATTCAATTACAATCCAATTCACAGGATTGGGCGAAAGTTGATGAAAGAAAATATGGAAAAACCAAAATTGAAATTTGGCAGAAAGGGCAGTCTGAATGA
- a CDS encoding aminotransferase class IV — protein sequence MQNEFFGVANINGKICPLNEAKISISDRGFLFGHSIFETILIKNGIITHWDEHFSRLLSSCKEAFILPPDKETLLLNVKETIQKNIQESGLISDKCQLRIIISGGNSFDLSIKKTSHSLPNSNFIIICRNVTGPSQDQYKNGISLMCIKDLRSQGLIDIKSCSYLYNLIALENAKNSGFDDALFYNAENNISESTTANFIWFNKELTVYSAPFKGQCLAGVTLNQLIVGLKKMKIPFDWSMLNRANMSGVKGCGIISSIRGIVPIKKIDEHEFDVHAYHDFFLKLNQAISNQ from the coding sequence ATGCAGAATGAATTTTTTGGAGTCGCCAACATAAATGGCAAAATTTGCCCACTAAATGAAGCTAAAATTTCTATTTCCGATCGCGGTTTTTTATTTGGGCATTCTATCTTTGAAACTATTCTTATAAAAAATGGAATAATAACTCACTGGGATGAACACTTTAGTCGATTACTATCAAGCTGCAAGGAAGCATTTATTCTTCCTCCCGATAAAGAAACACTTCTTTTAAATGTAAAAGAAACGATTCAGAAAAATATTCAAGAATCTGGTTTAATAAGTGATAAATGTCAACTTAGAATTATAATCTCAGGGGGAAACTCTTTTGATTTATCAATCAAAAAAACATCTCATAGTTTACCTAATTCAAATTTTATAATTATTTGCAGAAATGTAACAGGCCCAAGTCAAGATCAATATAAAAATGGTATATCATTAATGTGTATTAAAGATTTGCGATCACAAGGATTGATAGATATTAAATCATGCTCATATTTATATAATTTAATTGCTTTAGAAAATGCAAAAAATTCTGGCTTTGATGACGCATTATTTTACAATGCAGAAAATAATATTTCCGAGTCAACTACTGCAAATTTTATTTGGTTTAACAAAGAACTAACAGTTTACTCTGCTCCTTTTAAAGGCCAATGTTTAGCTGGTGTTACTTTAAATCAATTAATTGTTGGTTTAAAAAAAATGAAAATACCATTTGACTGGAGCATGTTGAATCGGGCAAATATGAGCGGTGTAAAAGGTTGTGGAATTATTTCCTCAATACGTGGGATTGTTCCTATTAAAAAAATTGATGAACATGAATTCGATGTCCATGCTTACCACGACTTTTTTTTGAAATTAAATCAAGCTATATCCAATCAATAA